One region of Mycolicibacterium rhodesiae NBB3 genomic DNA includes:
- a CDS encoding heavy-metal-associated domain-containing protein, producing MSTTTFIVVGMSCGGCVRKVTGELSGIDGVRDVAVDLTSGQVAVTSNAPMDQSAFRAAVESAGYTVAGSDTATKEKTS from the coding sequence ATGAGCACAACGACTTTCATCGTCGTAGGGATGAGCTGCGGAGGCTGTGTCCGCAAGGTCACCGGGGAACTCAGCGGAATCGACGGCGTTCGCGACGTTGCGGTCGATCTGACCAGCGGTCAGGTCGCGGTGACCAGCAACGCACCCATGGATCAGTCCGCATTTCGCGCTGCTGTCGAATCGGCCGGATACACCGTTGCCGGCTCCGATACCGCAACGAAGGAGAAGACGTCATGA